DNA sequence from the Gouania willdenowi chromosome 21, fGouWil2.1, whole genome shotgun sequence genome:
ataattagacatttcaggcaaccccacatggatgaaaaacactggtgtagTGGATACAGAATGAAAACTACCACATTAAGAGattcatatttcatgttttcagctttatttagttattaatgtgtgtgttttctagcACATGTCCATGATGCGTCTCATGCTCATGAAGCGTGTGCCGCTCATGCCCATCTCCCTGAAGCTGCGGTACTCCCCAGGCCTCAGGTACATCATCCTGCCTCTGTAATGGGGCTGCTCGTACATCAGCCAGTGGCCGTCCATCACGTTGCAGGACATGCAGTCGGACATGCGGTAGCGGTCCATCACGTTGTCACAGTCCTCCATCAGCTCGTGGCTCTGACCTCCAAAGTTCTCACGCTCGTAGATCCTCATCCTGAACTGGCCTCTGTGCTGTGGaggtaaaagcagaaataaaaggTTGGTTGAACAGGAAGGAAGTTTGTTACCTACACAATGGAACTTAGCTTTACTAGTTGTATCCCTTTAAAGATGATTGGTATTAAGGTGTAGTAGCTAAGTCAGTTAAAAAAGAAGC
Encoded proteins:
- the LOC114454852 gene encoding gamma-crystallin M3-like isoform X2; this encodes MSTTDMSMGKIIFYEERNFQGRSYECMSDCSDMSSYLSRCQSCRVESGCFMVYERPNYMGNQFFMRRGEYTDYSSMMGMSSGIRSCRMIPMHRGQFRMRIYERENFGGQSHELMEDCDNVMDRYRMSDCMSCNVMDGHWLMYEQPHYRGRMMYLRPGEYRSFREMGMSGTRFMSMRRIMDMC
- the LOC114454852 gene encoding gamma-crystallin M3-like isoform X1, which encodes MSNTGMNMRGKIIFYEERNFQGRSYECMSDCSDMSSYLSRCQSCRVESGCFMVYERPNYMGNQFFMRRGEYTDYSSMMGMSSGIRSCRMIPMHRGQFRMRIYERENFGGQSHELMEDCDNVMDRYRMSDCMSCNVMDGHWLMYEQPHYRGRMMYLRPGEYRSFREMGMSGTRFMSMRRIMDMC